A window of the Parabacteroides merdae ATCC 43184 genome harbors these coding sequences:
- a CDS encoding TolC family protein: protein MICNFTHFSIALLWFLPVFSSAQTEPMDLSLEQSLTLLRSENKSLRIAGKEVELAKNEHQKLNAFWYPTISAAGAYVHMSNPIEVRQSLNQFTDPAKEYVHSILPNDQFISSLLDKIGQNTLTLPLISQNITSIDANLTWPIFTGGKRIYAGKIGKKLVSVAEVNREQVSANQQTLLIESYFGLRLGQRVVEVKTETYNSLKIHYDQALKLEQQGMINRAERLVAQVSMEEAKRELESARKDLEVASQALKSLINIGEEQVIRTTTSLFINESIPSANYFKEMIPFNNYLVNQLKLQENIAGDQLKIGRSGYLPNIALIGKQTLYADGVDKYLMPRTMIGVGFTWNIFDGLDREKRIRQARLTSQSLAIGKEKAVTDLQVGVDKFYSQMQNAMDNVKALNTTLEMSNELVRIREKSFKEGMATSSDVVDAEVVLSKVKTAFLLAYYQYDVALANLLSICGIPEAFHQYRMDGKTEIL from the coding sequence GACAGAGCCGATGGATTTGTCGCTGGAGCAATCTCTTACGCTCTTGCGAAGCGAGAACAAAAGCCTCAGGATTGCCGGGAAGGAAGTGGAGCTGGCGAAGAATGAACACCAGAAGCTCAATGCTTTTTGGTATCCCACTATCAGTGCTGCGGGAGCTTATGTGCATATGTCGAACCCGATCGAGGTACGCCAATCCCTGAACCAGTTCACCGATCCGGCGAAAGAATATGTCCATTCTATCCTGCCCAACGACCAGTTTATCTCATCACTTCTCGATAAGATTGGACAAAACACATTGACGTTGCCGCTCATCTCGCAAAATATCACGTCGATCGATGCAAACTTGACCTGGCCCATTTTTACTGGCGGCAAGCGCATCTATGCTGGCAAGATCGGCAAGAAACTTGTCTCCGTTGCCGAAGTCAACCGCGAACAGGTAAGCGCGAACCAACAGACTTTGCTGATCGAAAGTTATTTTGGCTTACGTCTCGGCCAGCGGGTTGTCGAGGTCAAGACGGAAACTTACAACTCCCTGAAAATCCATTACGACCAGGCTTTGAAGTTAGAGCAACAAGGGATGATCAACCGGGCTGAGCGTCTTGTAGCCCAGGTAAGCATGGAAGAGGCGAAGCGCGAACTCGAATCCGCCCGGAAAGACCTCGAAGTCGCCAGTCAGGCACTCAAGAGCTTGATCAACATAGGAGAAGAACAGGTGATCCGCACGACGACTTCCCTTTTTATCAACGAGAGTATCCCCTCGGCCAACTATTTCAAGGAGATGATCCCTTTTAACAATTACTTGGTCAACCAACTGAAGCTACAGGAAAATATCGCCGGCGACCAGTTGAAGATCGGTCGTTCAGGTTATCTCCCCAATATCGCCCTGATCGGCAAGCAGACTCTCTATGCGGATGGAGTCGACAAATATCTCATGCCGCGCACGATGATCGGGGTTGGCTTTACCTGGAACATTTTCGACGGACTCGACCGGGAAAAACGTATCCGGCAGGCACGTCTGACCAGTCAGTCGCTAGCCATCGGGAAAGAGAAAGCCGTGACCGATTTGCAGGTAGGAGTCGATAAGTTCTACTCCCAGATGCAGAATGCGATGGACAATGTCAAGGCGTTAAATACTACGCTTGAGATGAGCAACGAACTGGTTCGTATCCGCGAGAAATCCTTCAAGGAAGGAATGGCGACCTCGTCGGATGTGGTAGACGCTGAGGTGGTTCTCTCGAAGGTGAAGACCGCCTTCTTGCTCGCCTACTACCAATACGATGTGGCGCTTGCTAATCTCCTGTCCATTTGTGGTATTCCCGAAGCTTTTCACCAATACCGGATGGACGGTAAAACAGAGATCTTATAA